In a genomic window of Cuculus canorus isolate bCucCan1 chromosome 4, bCucCan1.pri, whole genome shotgun sequence:
- the HS3ST1 gene encoding heparan sulfate glucosamine 3-O-sulfotransferase 1, which translates to MAAFLLGAVLLIVQPQIVPSRPAINLKTEASSQSVQRDLLRKMPQKNDFKENIHSNGSCRHLPQTIIIGVRKGGTRALLEMLSLHPDIAAAESEVHFFDWEDHYRNGLQWYINQMPFSYPHQITVEKTPAYFTSPKVPERVYSMNQSMRLLLILRDPSERVLSDYTQVFYNHMQKHKPYPSIEQFLIKDGELNVDYKAINRSLYYIHMQNWLKYFPLDRIHIVDGDKLIKDPFPEIEKVERFLKLSPQINASNFYFNKTKGFYCLRDSGRERCLHESKGRAHPQVDTRLLEKLHEYFHEPNKKFFELVGRTFDWHSFVAS; encoded by the coding sequence ATGGCAGCTTTTCTGCTGGGAGCTGTGTTGCTTATTGTTCAACCTCAGATAGTGCCTTCCAGACCGGCTATAAATTTGAAGACTGAGGCTTCTTCTCAGTCTGTTCAGAGAGACCTTTTAAGGAAAATGCCTCAAAAAAAtgacttcaaggaaaatattcattctAACGGATCATGCCGGCATCTGCCACAAACTATCATTATTGGAGTAAGAAAAGGTGGAACAAGAGCTTTGCTGGAGATGTTGAGCCTCCATCCAGAtattgcagcagcagaaagtgAAGTTCACTTCTTTGACTGGGAAGATCATTACAGAAATGGATTGCAGTGGTATATTAATCAAATGCCATTCTCCTATCCCCATCAGATCACCGTGGAAAAAACTCCAGCATATTTCACATCCCCTAAAGTGCCTGAAAGAGTTTATAGCATGAACCAATCAATGAGACTACTCCTTATTTTAAGAGACCCAAGTGAGAGAGTACTATCAGACTACACACAAGTGTTCTATAATCACATGCAGAAGCACAAGCCGTACCCCTCTATTGAGCAATTTCTGATTAAAGATGGTGAACTCAATGTGGACTACAAGGCAATAAACAGAAGCTTATACTATATTCACATGCAAAATTGGCTGAAGTATTTTCCTCTTGATCGAATCCACATTGTAGATGGTGATAAACTAATCAAAGATCCCTTCCCGGAAATAGAGAAGGTAGAGAGATTCTTGAAGTTATCACCACAGATAAATGCttcaaacttttatttcaataaaactaAAGGCTTCTATTGCCTAAGGGACAGTGGTAGAGAGCGTTGTTTACACGAGTCAAAGGGACGAGCGCACCCACAAGTAGATACTCGGTTACTGGAGAAACTGCATGAATATTTCCATGAACCCAACAAGAAATTTTTTGAGCTTGTGGGTAGGACATTTGACTGGCACTCATTTGTGGCAAGTTAG